In the genome of Natronomonas salina, the window CGCGGCGGTCAGCACCGTCGACTGGAAGGCGCCGATGAAGATGAACAGCTCCGCGGCGAAGCCGGCCATCAGCGGCAGCCCCATGTAGGCGAAGGCGCCGGCGACGAAGACGCCCGCGGTGACGGGCATCCGGTCGGCCAGCCCCGCCATGTCGCCGACCATCCGGGTGTGCGTCGCGTTGTAGAAGACGCCCACCGTCATGAACAGCAGCCCCGAGATGAGGCCGTGGGCGACCATCTGGAACGTCGCGCCGCCGACGCCGTAGACGGTGTAGGCGACGAGGCCGAGGATGACGTAGCCCATCGACGACACCGAGGAGTACGCGACGATGCGCTTGAGGTCCTGCTGGGCCAGCGCGAGCAGCGCGCCGTAGATGACCGACAGGACCGCGATGGCCGCGATGGGGACCGCGAGCGTCGCCGCGACCTCCGGCAGCATCGTGAAGTTGAACCGCAGCAGCGCGTAGGTCCCCATCTTCAGGAGGACGCCCGCGAGCATCACCGACGCCGGCGTCGGCGCCTCGACGTGGGCGTCCGGCAGCCACGTGTGGAACGGGACGATGGGCACCTTCACCGCGAAGCCGATGAACATCGCGAGGAACGCCAGCAGCGCCAGCATGTCGGGACCGACGATTCCGAGGCCGCCGAGCTGGCCGGCGCGCAGCGCCTGCGCGATCTCCGGCAGGCCCGTCGACGTGACGGCGTCGCCGAGCCCGAACACCAGCGCGAAGAAGCCGACGAACATCAGCAGCGACGCGATGTTCGTGTAGACGAAGAACTTGATCGCGGCGTACTTCCGGCGCGGGCCGCCCCAGACGCCGATGAGGAAGTACATCGGGACGAGGACGGCCTCCCAGAAGACGAACCACAGCAGGAAGTCCAGCGCCGCGAAGACGCCGATCAGGGCG includes:
- a CDS encoding complex I subunit 4 family protein, which encodes MLVEALIAICLVGALAVWLVPNRFAHKAAFAVSLLPVVVSLYMYAVFDGSGNALLGGDIAFETFAEWLTLGVYSVNYHMGLDGISLPLVVLSTVLTSLAILSAWTPVDTRQSQFYGLMLFMEAALIGVFAALDFLLWFVFWEAVLVPMYFLIGVWGGPRRKYAAIKFFVYTNIASLLMFVGFFALVFGLGDAVTSTGLPEIAQALRAGQLGGLGIVGPDMLALLAFLAMFIGFAVKVPIVPFHTWLPDAHVEAPTPASVMLAGVLLKMGTYALLRFNFTMLPEVAATLAVPIAAIAVLSVIYGALLALAQQDLKRIVAYSSVSSMGYVILGLVAYTVYGVGGATFQMVAHGLISGLLFMTVGVFYNATHTRMVGDMAGLADRMPVTAGVFVAGAFAYMGLPLMAGFAAELFIFIGAFQSTVLTAAPVFTAIAMFGIVIVAGYLLWAMQRSLFGPYRLETDYELGRAPVHDIVPIVTLVLLIVALGTAPDIFFGMIEEATIDVVDFGGDL